Proteins from a single region of Eremothecium gossypii ATCC 10895 chromosome VI, complete sequence:
- the ERG9 gene encoding bifunctional farnesyl-diphosphate farnesyltransferase/squalene synthase (Syntenic homolog of Saccharomyces cerevisiae YHR190W (ERG9)): MGKVVQLFTHPLELKAALKLKFLREPLYPADDTQGSAELKRCYQLLQRTSRSFAAVIMELHPELRNAVMLFYLILRALDTVEDDMTISPKVKVPLLREFDQKLKLDTWSFDGNAKTEKDRDVLVEFSTILAEFHKLKPEYQQVIADITHKMGNGMADYILDEKFNLSGLETIQDYDRYCHYVAGLVGDGLTHLIMLAKFSSPGLYYDSPDLYESMGLFLQKTNIIRDYAEDLADGRSFWPKEIWSHYADDLASFSKPENATAGVYCINHLVLNALGHVQHVLTYLASLREQSSFQFCAIPQVMAIATLALVFGNERVLQTSVKIRKGTTCYLILKSRTFQGCVEIFEHYLRDIRKRLTVADPNYLKLNIEIAKLDKFIEEMYQDKLPVGAKPQETEIYKKVRERSAYDLEVLPREQEEEFKFNVLLSILFTVFGALYWYAK; this comes from the coding sequence ATGGGGAAGGTTGTTCAATTATTCACACACCCACTGGAGCTGAAGGCAGCTCTGAAGCTCAAATTTCTGAGGGAACCGCTTTATCCTGCGGACGACACGCAGGGCTCTGCAGAGCTCAAGCGGTGCTACCAGCTGCTACAGCGGACTTCGAGGTCTTTTGCGGCCGTGATAATGGAGCTACATCCCGAGCTGCGCAACGCGGTGATGCTGTTCTACCTGATTCTGCGTGCGCTGGATACTGTTGAAGACGATATGACGATCAGTCCCAAGGTAAAGGTGCCGCTACTCCGGGAGTTCGACCAGAAACTGAAGCTGGATACGTGGAGTTTCGACGGCAACGCGAAGACGGAGAAGGACCGTGACGTGCTGGTGGAGTTCAGCACGATTCTAGCCGAGTTCCACAAGCTGAAGCCCGAGTACCAGCAGGTGATTGCAGACATCACACACAAGATGGGCAACGGCATGGCAGACTACATTCTGGACGAGAAGTTTAATTTGAGCGGGTTGGAGACGATCCAGGACTACGACCGCTACTGCCACTATGTTGCAGGGCTCGTTGGAGACGGGCTAACCCATTTGATCATGCTGGCGAAATTCAGCAGTCCGGGCCTGTATTATGACTCTCCCGACCTCTACGAGAGCATGGGGCTTTTCCTCCAGAAGACGAACATTATCAGAGACTACGCGGAGGACCTGGCAGACGGGCGCTCGTTCTGGCCAAAGGAAATCTGGTCACATTACGCAGATGACCTGGCCAGTTTTTCGAAGCCTGAAAATGCTACCGCTGGCGTTTACTGTATCAACCACCTCGTCCTGAACGCGCTAGGCCACGTCCAGCACGTCCTCACGTACCTTGCTTCTTTGAGGGAGCAGTCCTCCTTCCAGTTTTGCGCGATACCCCAGGTAATGGCCATTGCGACATTGGCGCTTGTGTTTGGGAATGAGCGCGTGCTCCAAACAAGCGTGAAAATCAGAAAGGGTACGACTTGTTATCTAATTTTAAAGTCCCGCACCTTCCAAGGATGTGTGGAGATCTTTGAACACTATCTGCGCGACATCCGGAAGCGCCTGACTGTTGCCGACCCCAATTACCTGAAGCTAAATATTGAAATCGCAAAGCTTGACAAATTCATTGAGGAGATGTACCAGGATAAATTGCCCGTCGGTGCGAAACCACAAGAGACGGAAATCTACAAGAAGGTTAGAGAGAGATCAGCGTACGACCTCGAGGTCCTGCCACgggagcaggaggaggagttCAAGTTTAATGTGCTGCTCTCTATACTCTTTACCGTCTTTGGGGCTCTGTACTGGTATGCCAAGTGA